One genomic segment of Sminthopsis crassicaudata isolate SCR6 chromosome 2, ASM4859323v1, whole genome shotgun sequence includes these proteins:
- the CD14 gene encoding monocyte differentiation antigen CD14 yields the protein MVPWQRLSLLLLSSLLVLPWPSSATCILDEEGDNCFCNFSTPEPNWNSLQMCLSSIEVEIHGGGHNLEIFLPKGGDADIRKAADLLRSLRLRRLKLKDAQVPAPLLYQLLQALTYTRTQELALEDLGVSHPPLQPRSPGDEALALKALKLNRVSLAGESNLIAAISTWLKPGLKTLSLTDSGLSNVPCSILAPFKELNSLDLSDNPEIGESGLTAALCLKELQELRELALRNTSLQSLGGVCRGLEAKGLKVQRLDISYNELSNAPSVQCTWPPTLTSLNLSHAKLRCVPKSLPHKLQQLVLSYNLLTKQPVLKDQGTELVLEGNPFTQSSALARSRREEASEDCEGVPSRGSRPSVGSPLAFQVSGTAALVLLCGVRGFA from the exons ATG GTCCCCTGGCAGCGGTTGTCGCTGCTGCTGCTCTCCTCCCTGCTGGTGCTTCCCTGGCCATCCTCAGCCACTTGCATCCTGGACGAAGAGGGTGATAACTGCTTCTGCAACTTTTCCACCCCGGAGCCCAACTGGAATAGTCTTCAGATGTGCCTTTCCTCTATAGAGGTGGAGATCCACGGGGGCGGTCACAACTTGGAAATCTTTTTGCCGAAAGGCGGCGATGCCGACATCAGAAAAGCCGCAGACTTGCTGCGATCGCTGCGCCTGAGACGGCTGAAGCTAAAAGATGCCCAGGTCCCGGCTCCCCTTCTGTACCAGCTCCTGCAGGCGCTGACCTACACGCGGACTCAGGAGCTGGCGCTGGAAGATCTGGGGGTTTCGCACCCGCCCCTCCAACCGCGATCTCCTGGTGATGAGGCCCTGGCCCTGAAAGCCTTGAAGCTCAACAGAGTGTCGCTAGCCGGAGAGAGCAATTTAATAGCGGCGATATCGACTTGGCTAAAACCCGGACTGAAGACGCTGAGCTTGACTGATTCGGGCCTGAGCAATGTGCCCTGCTCCATCTTGGCCCCCTTCAAGGAATTAAACTCTCTAGATCTGTCGGACAATCCAGAAATCGGAGAGAGTGGCTTAACCGCGGCCCTCTGCCTCAAGGAGCTCCAGGAGCTGCGGGAGCTGGCGCTTAGGAACACCAGCCTCCAGTCCCTGGGAGGAGTGTGCCGGGGTCTGGAGGCGAAGGGGCTAAAAGTGCAGCGACTGGACATCAGTTATAACGAGCTGAGCAATGCTCCCTCCGTTCAGTGCACCTGGCCACCCACCCTGACCTCCCTTAACTTGTCCCACGCAAAGCTGAGGTGTGTGCCGAAGTCTCTGCCACACAAGCTACAGCAGCTGGTCCTAAGCTACAACCTGCTGACGAAGCAGCCGGTCCTAAAGGACCAGGGGACCGAGCTGGTCCTCGAAGGAAACCCCTTTACCCAAAGCAGTGCGTTAGCCAGGTCGCGGAGGGAGGAAGCGTCGGAGGACTGTGAAGGAGTTCCTTCCAGAGGAAGCAGGCCCTCCGTGGGCTCGCCGCTAGCCTTTCAGGTCTCTGGGACCGCAGCCTTGGTGCTGCTGTGCGGGGTCAGAGGATTTGCCTGA